DNA from Nitrospira sp.:
ACGAATGAGGACCAGTTTGCTCATCGTGCCTTGTCTCCTTGTCCGGACGGATGGACCGTCTGGGGACAGGTTATGCGATTTCCCCTTCGCGCTGTCAAGTTCCAGAGCCTCAGCGGGGCCCTTGCCCATGCGAGGTCCGGTTGCAATCAGGCGAGGCAGCCAGTACCATGCCGCGGCTTTCCCTCGTACGTGGAGTGAATTGATGGTTGCGATCCCGTCCTCTGAGTGGTTTCCTTTGCAGGAATGGTGGCTAGCCATGGGCCGTCGCCTGCAGGTTGAAGACCGGGTGGAGGCATTTTTTAGGCGGGCCTTGGGGGCCGGCCAAGCGTTGGTCGGAGTTACGCAGGTCGGCGGCCAGGTCGAATATGTCCTCTTTGTGCTCGTGCGGTATTGGATTCCGGTTGTGCTGCCGCCGCAGGGTCGGGAACGGGTCTCCAAGAACGATCCCGACTACTGGCTCGAATCCGAGCAGATCCTGAAGGCTGCGGCGGCGCGACTGCGGGAGCTCAAACCCCTCATCGAACTCCTGACTGCCGCCAATCCGCTGAGTCCGGGGGGCGCGGACCAGGCCCCGGTCCAACCAGTCGTCGAAGTGGAATTAGCCAACATGTTGCAGGGGATCGCCGAGTCGGCCGGGAGCTACGGTGGCCCGGACTATACGTCGGTGATCAAGACCTTCGATCCGGTCCCGCTGCGGCAGACCCAGCCCTTCAAACACAATAAGAAAAACAGCGCCGAACTCTGGGTGGTGTTCTTGCTCCGCGAGCATTTTCGGAGTCTCGGGGTAGGCAAGGACCGCTATTGGCCGCTCGTGGCCGGACTTTGTGCAGCAGCCGGCATCACCAATCCCAATGGACAGCCCTATGGTCCCGATGAACTCAAATCCTGGTGGCAGAAGAATTGGCCCCGTACCTATACCCAACTCGAACAGACTCAAGCCGCGCCCGACCTCAGCGGCGCCGCCTACCAGCAGGATTTCGAATGGTTCGTTGCCTGGATCGAGTGGCAGCGGTCACGAACGGGGTAAACGCCTGTTCGTGTCTCGCATCTCATGTCTCGTCGTTCGTTTCTCAATTCTTATTCCTGACGAGATATGTTCACGATTGACGCTTCACGGGTCAACTATACGCTCGTAAAGTTTGCCGGGCGGGGTTTGGTGCCGGGTCCCTTCGATCCGTCCGGCGCGCCGTCTTTGATCATGGCGACCACGAGGCCGATCTTCAGTACGAGCAGACCGACACCCACCCAGACGACGTAGGGTTGCACCCCTCCCAATTCCCCCAGGAGCTGTTGCCTCGTTTCGCCGCCTGCGGCCCGTTCGCCCTTGATCTTGGCGAGCTGCTCTTTCACATGCCAAAAGTAGATATAGTTGGCGCTGGCTCCCGCCATGATCCGCCAGACAATGTCTGCGGAGAGGTCCTGGGTGATGTAGAAGGCAATGGCGGGACCGATGGCATAGATCAACGCGTAGACATACATCTTCCGGTAGAGAAACCAGAGAAAGGGCTCGAAGATGAAGGCCGGCCAATGCCAGGTCAGGGTGAATTTGGGCCCCGACGGTCCGGAGAACTTCTTGAATGTCTCCAGGTACCGGTCGGCATTCGGACCGATGAAGGCTTTCCACAGTTCCGCATCCGTCTGTGGTTGCGGCGGTGGGGCAGGCGACGAGACCGGTTCCGCCGTCGCCTCCCGACTCTCGGCGGCGAAGGAGACGCCGCATTGGTGACAAAATCGGGCGTCGTCCTGGTTCTGTTGTCGGCATTGTGGACAGGATTTCATACCGCCACCTTATCCCATCCGCCGTCTGTTCCCGTCAAGGGACGATCCTCGCGGAAAGCCGCCACCCCTCCGACAGACCGCCCGCTGCGTTGGACGCCCTATCAGCACTTGTTTGGGCACCGGTTCGGTTGCTTTCACCTGTTCCCTATGGTAGCTTCGCCGACTCATGTGGAGCGAGTTCCGTCATGCCGACAGGTGAGTTGCGTCTCAACGCCGACCAATACTTGATGAATACCTACCAGCGCCAGCCGATTTCGATCGTGCGCGGGCGCGGGAGCAAGGTCTACGACCTGGAAGGGCGGGAGTACGTCGATTTTGTGGCCGGCATCGCGGTGAATCTCCTCGGACATGGGCATCCAGACCTGGTATTGGCGATTCAGAAGCAGGTGCAACAGCTGATCCATACGTCGAACCTCTATTATACCGAGCCGCAGGTACGCTTGGCTCAGGCCTTGGTCGAGCATTCGTTTGCGCAGAAAGTCTTCTTTTGCAACAGCGGTGCGGAAGCGAACGAAGCGGCGATCAAACTGGCCCGAAAATATTCGTACGATAAATACGGCACCGACCGCTGCGACATCATCACGATGAAGAATTCTTTCCACGGGCGCACCCTGGCTACGCTGACGGCGACCGGGCAAGAAAAGGTCCAGAAGGGATTCGCCCCGCTGATGCCGGGGTTCTCCTATGTGACGTTCAATGATTTATCGGAAGTCGAGCGGGCGATCACGCCGAAGACCGCCGCCATCATGCTTGAGCCCATTCAGGCCGAAGGCGGGGTGTATGTCGCGGATCGCGGCTACCTACAGGGGTTGCGGGATCTCTGCCGGGAACGCGATGTGCTCCTGATCTTCGATGAAGTCCAGACCGGCATGGGCCGGACCGGCACCCTCTTCTGCTATGAACAATTCGGGATGCAGCCGGATATCATGACCTTGGCAAAGGGGCTCGGTGGCGGTGTGCCGATCGGGGCCTGTCTGGCGACTGATGTCGTTGCGCACGCCTTCACCCCCGGGACCCATGCCTCGACGTTCGGGGGCAACCCCTTGGCCTGTGCCGCCGGCTTGGCGGTGCTGCGGGTGTTGTTGGACGGCAAGATCTTGGAGCAGGGCCGGCGAATGGGCGAGAGTTTAGCGAAGGGATTGGCCGCCTTACAGGAGCGGCATCGTGTCGTGAAGGATGTGCGCGGCCTGGGTCTATTGCAAGGCATGGAATTGGACATTGACGGGAAAGCCGTCGTTGCCGATTGCCTGGCTCGCCGGTTGTTGATCAACTGCACGGGCGATCGGGTCCTGCGGTTCGTCCCCCCACTCATTATCACGCAGCCAGAGATCGATCGCTTGCTGGACGCGCTCTCCCAGAGCTTGAGCCGGCAAACCGCCTCATCAACCCATTAACCTTGTAGAGGGGCGCATATGTCACGGCGTCCTCGTCGGTCTACAACCGAGGCCGCACTGGGGAAAGATTTCCTGGAGCTGCTCTCGATTCCCAGCACGGAGCTCAGGACGTTGTTGCGGCTGGCCGCGCAACTCAAGGTCAAGCAACGGCGCGGCGTGCCCCATCCCCTGTTGCAGGGCCGCATGCTCGGCCTGCTCTTCCAGAAACCATCGACCCGCACCAGGGTGTCGTTCGAGGCCGGGATGAATCAGCTCGGCGGACAGGCGATGGTGCTGCCGATGGGCGATATTCAACTGTCGCGCGGTGAGAGCGTGGCAGACACGGCCCATGTCCTGTCGCGGTATTTGGACGCCATCGTCGTACGCACGTTCGACCATGCGATCGTGGAAGAATGGGCGCGCGAGGCGACCATTCCCGTGATCAACGGCCTCACGGATTTGAGTCACCCCTGTCAGGCCCTCTCCGACCTGTTGACCATCGAGGAGAAAAAGCGGCGGCTGAAGGGCATCAAGATCGCCTATGTCGGCGACGGCAACAACGTGACCAATTCCCTGATCGAAGCCGCGGCGAAAATGGGGATGACGATCGCCGTGGGTTGCCCGGCCGGCTATCAACCGGACCAGCATATCGTGGACCTGGCCCGCGTGGAAGCGCAGCAGACCGGCGCCGTGATCGAGATCGGGACGGATCCCTTCGTGGCGGTCAAGGATGCCGATGTGGTCTATACCGATGTGTGGATCAGCATGGGGCGCGAGCGGGAGCAGGCGCGGCGGCTCAAGACCCTGGCGCCGTATCAGCTCAACGAGCGATTGTTGAAGCGCGCGAAACCGGATGCGCTGGTCATGCATTGTCTGCCGGCCCATCGCGGGGAAGAGATCAGCGCCGAGGTGTTGGATGGTCCGCAGTCGGTCGTACTCGATCAGGCCGAGAACCGCCTGCACATGCAGAAGGCGATTCTCGTGCGCTTATTGGGGCGCGAGAAAGTGAGTAGACAAATTGGATTGTAACTTTGCAGAGGAGCTGCATGAGTCGGTTATCGTATAAAAAAGTGGTGTTGGCCTATTCCGGTGGGCTGGATACGTCGGTCATTTTGAAATGGCTGGAGGAAGTGTACGGCTGCACGGTCGTCGCGTTTTGCGCCGACCTAGGGCAGGGTGAAGACCTGAAGGCCATCAAGGCCAAGGCGCAGGCGTTGGGGGTGAAAAAGGTTTACATGGAGGACCTGCGCGAGGTCTTCGTGAAGGAACATGTCTTCCCCATGCTGCGCGGGAACGCCGTCTATGAAGGCAATTATTTGTTGGGCACGTCGATCGCCCGGCCCTTGATCGCGCGGCGGCAAATCGAGATTGCCGCGAAGGAAGGCGCGGAGGCGGTCTGTCATGGGGCGACCGGTAAGGGGAACGATCAGGTCCGGTTCGAGTTGACCTACATGGCGCTCCATCCGCAGATCAAGATCATTGCGCCCTGGCGGGAATGGACCATGCGCTCGCGTCGTGAGTTGATCGAGTATGCGGAGAAACATGGCATCCCCGTCACTGCCACAAAGGCAAGGCCCTATAGCATGGATATGAACCTGTTCCATACGAGTTACGAGGGCGGCATTCTGGAAGATCCGTGGGAAGCCCCGCCGGAGGAAATTTTCGTAATGTCCGTCTCACCGGAGCGGGCGCCCGACAAGGCACGGGAAGTGGAAATCGACTATGTCGCTGGTGACCCGGTGGCGGTGGACGGCAAGAAAATGAGCCCGGCCGCGCTGTTGGCCAATCTCAATAAGTTGGGCGGCGAACACGGCGTCGGCCGCGTCGATCTGGTGGAGAACCGCTATGTCGGCATGAAATCGCGGGGTGTCTACGAAACTCCCGGCGGCACGATTCTTCATGCAGCCCATCGCGGCCTGGAGTCGTTGACGATGGACCGGGAGGTGCTGCATCTGCGGGACAGTCTCATTCCGCGCTATGCCGAGCTGATCTATTACGGCTATTGGTATGCGCCTGAGCGGGAGATGCTGCAGACCGCCCTCGATGAGGCGCAGCGGGATGTGACGGGCACCGTCAGGGTGAAACTCTACAAGGGGACCTGCACCGTGGTCGGCCGCAAGTCACCGCGTTCGCTCTACCGGTTGGACATGGCTACGTTCGAAGAAGACGATGTCTATCGGCAGAAGGATGCGGAAGGGTTCATCCGGTTGAATGCCCTCAGGTTGGCGATTCGGGCGCAGCGCAACAAGAAACGATCGAGCAAGTAATGGCGACAAGCAGAACCGGCCCTCCTCGCGCGCGCAAGCCGGCCCGGTCATCCCAACAAGCCGATCGTACGTTGCCGAAAGGCAAGGCCTGGGGCGGCCGGTTTGCCGAGCGAACCGATGGGTTGGTGGAGCAGTTCACCTCGTCGCTGGCCTACGATCGGCGACTCTACCCCTACGACATTCAAGGCAGCATCGCCCATTGCAAAACGCTTGAGCGGGCGAAGGTGTTCACGGCTCGGGAATCGGCTCAGCTCGTGCGCGGATTGCAAGCCGTGAAGGCGGAGTTGGACGGAGGGCGATTCCCGTTCTCGCCGCAGGATGAAGATATTCATATGGCGATCGAGCGCCGACTGACGGAGTTGATCGGTCCTTTAGGGGGGAAGCTCCACACGGGGCGAAGCCGCAACGACCAGGTGGCGCTGGATCTCCGCCTTTTTTTACGGGACGTCCTCACGCGGTTGATGGATCAGATTCAAGAATTTCGGCGGGTATTGGTCGGGCAAGCGCGGGCGCATCTGGATGTCGTCATGCCGGGATACACGCACTTGCAGCGGGCTCAACCGGTATTGTTGGCCCATCATCTGTTGGCCTATGTCGAAATGTTCGAACGGGACCGGGGCCGTCTGGACGATTGCCGGGAACGGCTCAACGTGATGCCCTTGGGGTCGGGAGCCTTGGCCGGATCGAACTATCCGGTCGACCGGCGATACACGGCCTCGCTCTTGGAGTTTCCGTCGGTCACGCAGAACAGTCTCGACGCCGTGTCGGACCGCGACGGGGTGGTGGAGGTGCTCAGTGCGCTGTCGTTGATCATGATGCACCTCTCGCGTTTGAGCGAAGAGCTGATCCTCTGGGCGTCACAGGAGTTTCGCTTCGTGGACCTGCCTGATACGTTCTGTACCGGCAGCAGCATGATGCCGCAAAAAAAGAATCCCGACGTGCCCGAACTGGTCCGAGGCAAGACGGGACGCGTGTATGGCCACTTGCTGGGGACCCTCACGCTCCTCAAGGGGTTGCCGCTGAGTTACAATCGCGACCTTCAGGAGGATAAAGAAGCGTTGTTCGATGCCGTCGATACGACGGAGCAATCGCTGGTCCTCTGTACGGAATTGATGCGGCGTTTGGTCGTCAACCGGGCGGTCCTGGCCGAGGCAGCCGAAGGGGGCGGGATGTTGGCGACGGAATTGGCCGATTACCTCGTGACGAAGGGAGTGCCGTTCCGAGAGGCCCATTCCATTACCGGACAAATTGTGCGATCCTCGCTGGAAAAACGACGATCGCTCCAGCAGTTGACCCTGGAAGAGTTGGGGGCGTTCTCGGCGCATTTCGGGCAGGATGTGCTGAACTGTCTCACGGTGCAGGGTGCAATCGACCGGAAAGGTCAGGTCGGCGGCACCGCAAGGCGTAGAGTCGAGGCCCGTATCCAGGAACTTGAGAAGGCGCTGAAGGGATGATGCCCGTCGAGGGACGGCGAGTGTGGGGCTGTAGATGTACCATCGGCGTTGTGATGGTCCTCGTCGCGGTAGGCGGCTGTGGGGTGCTGGGTGCGCCGATTCCTCCCGAAGATGTCGGTGTGAGTCCGGTCATCGAGCGGCAATTGAGACGTGAGGGGCTCCTAGCCCCCGGTGTGACCGTGTGGGGCTCGGCTGCGCGGCCCAATGCGCCGAGTGCGGTGGTGATCGAAGAAGCTCCGATTCAGGTCGAGCCGCTGCCTGTTCCGCCGTTGAGGGAGATGGGGACGCGATGACGCCGGATGTACGGGAAGGTGCTTACGTCCAGCCCGGTACCGCTGCGTTCCGGCCGAGGGCCGGCATTGGACGGGCTTTCATCGAGGGTGTAGAATTTTTGAGCGAGGATAGACACGATGCATGACTTTCACTATAGGCAAGGCGAACTCTATTGCGAGGATGTGCCGCTCTCGCGCATTGCGAAAGAGGTGGGAACCCCCTGTTACGTCTACAGCCATCACACATTAGTCCGACACTTCCGTGCCTATGACGGAGCCTTCAAGAATATTCCTCACATCGTCGCCTTTGCGATGAAGGCCAATTCAAACCTGGCGGTGCTGCGCCTCATGGCCAAGGAAGGGAGCGGGGTGGATATCGTGTCGGGAGGGGAACTCTTTCGTGCTCTGAAGGCGGGAGTGCCGGCCTCGAAAATCGTATTTGCCGGCGTCGGAAAGAAGCCGAACGAAATTCGCGATGCGTTGAAGGCGGATATTTTGATGTTCAATGTGGAATCTTCCGCTGAACTGCAGGCGATCAACGAGGTCGCGGCCTCCATGGGAGTCAAGGCACGGGTGGCGCTGCGGATCAATCCGGACATCGACCCCAAGACCCATCCGTATATTTCCACCGGTTTGAAGAAGAGCAAATTCGGAATTGCCGCCGATCGCGCGATTGAGGAGTTCAAGATCGCTGCGGCGTTCAAACACATCGAGGTTGTGGGTTTGCACGCACACATCGGGTCTCAATTGACGCAAGTGGCACCCTTCGTTGAGTCGTTGAAGAAGGTGTTGGGGATGGTACAGGCCCTGGCGGAGCAGGGGATCCCCATTCGCTACCTCAACATCGGAGGCGGTTTGGGTATCACCTATTCGGATGAAACTCCACCGGAACCAAAAGACTTGGCGGAGGCAATCTCCCCGCTCGTGCGCGATTTGAATTGTGTCCTTATCATGGAGCCTGGTCGGGTGATCGTCGGCAATGCCGGCGTATTGCTCACCAATGTGCTCTATACGAAGGATGGCGAAGCCAAACGTTTCCTGATCGTGGACGCGGCGATGAACGATCTGATTCGCCCGAGTCTGTATGATGCGTACCATGACATCAGGCCGCTCTACGAAAAGGTGACGCTGGCGCCGAAAAAGACCGTGGATGTCGTCGGGCCGGTGTGCGAATCCGGAGATTTCCTGGCCAAGGACCGGGTCCTGCCGGAAATGAACGCCGGTGATCTCATGGCGGTGATGAGTGCGGGCG
Protein-coding regions in this window:
- a CDS encoding N-acetylornithine aminotransferase translates to MPTGELRLNADQYLMNTYQRQPISIVRGRGSKVYDLEGREYVDFVAGIAVNLLGHGHPDLVLAIQKQVQQLIHTSNLYYTEPQVRLAQALVEHSFAQKVFFCNSGAEANEAAIKLARKYSYDKYGTDRCDIITMKNSFHGRTLATLTATGQEKVQKGFAPLMPGFSYVTFNDLSEVERAITPKTAAIMLEPIQAEGGVYVADRGYLQGLRDLCRERDVLLIFDEVQTGMGRTGTLFCYEQFGMQPDIMTLAKGLGGGVPIGACLATDVVAHAFTPGTHASTFGGNPLACAAGLAVLRVLLDGKILEQGRRMGESLAKGLAALQERHRVVKDVRGLGLLQGMELDIDGKAVVADCLARRLLINCTGDRVLRFVPPLIITQPEIDRLLDALSQSLSRQTASSTH
- a CDS encoding Ornithine carbamoyltransferase, which gives rise to MSRRPRRSTTEAALGKDFLELLSIPSTELRTLLRLAAQLKVKQRRGVPHPLLQGRMLGLLFQKPSTRTRVSFEAGMNQLGGQAMVLPMGDIQLSRGESVADTAHVLSRYLDAIVVRTFDHAIVEEWAREATIPVINGLTDLSHPCQALSDLLTIEEKKRRLKGIKIAYVGDGNNVTNSLIEAAAKMGMTIAVGCPAGYQPDQHIVDLARVEAQQTGAVIEIGTDPFVAVKDADVVYTDVWISMGREREQARRLKTLAPYQLNERLLKRAKPDALVMHCLPAHRGEEISAEVLDGPQSVVLDQAENRLHMQKAILVRLLGREKVSRQIGL
- a CDS encoding Argininosuccinate synthase; the encoded protein is MSRLSYKKVVLAYSGGLDTSVILKWLEEVYGCTVVAFCADLGQGEDLKAIKAKAQALGVKKVYMEDLREVFVKEHVFPMLRGNAVYEGNYLLGTSIARPLIARRQIEIAAKEGAEAVCHGATGKGNDQVRFELTYMALHPQIKIIAPWREWTMRSRRELIEYAEKHGIPVTATKARPYSMDMNLFHTSYEGGILEDPWEAPPEEIFVMSVSPERAPDKAREVEIDYVAGDPVAVDGKKMSPAALLANLNKLGGEHGVGRVDLVENRYVGMKSRGVYETPGGTILHAAHRGLESLTMDREVLHLRDSLIPRYAELIYYGYWYAPEREMLQTALDEAQRDVTGTVRVKLYKGTCTVVGRKSPRSLYRLDMATFEEDDVYRQKDAEGFIRLNALRLAIRAQRNKKRSSK
- a CDS encoding Argininosuccinate lyase, translated to MATSRTGPPRARKPARSSQQADRTLPKGKAWGGRFAERTDGLVEQFTSSLAYDRRLYPYDIQGSIAHCKTLERAKVFTARESAQLVRGLQAVKAELDGGRFPFSPQDEDIHMAIERRLTELIGPLGGKLHTGRSRNDQVALDLRLFLRDVLTRLMDQIQEFRRVLVGQARAHLDVVMPGYTHLQRAQPVLLAHHLLAYVEMFERDRGRLDDCRERLNVMPLGSGALAGSNYPVDRRYTASLLEFPSVTQNSLDAVSDRDGVVEVLSALSLIMMHLSRLSEELILWASQEFRFVDLPDTFCTGSSMMPQKKNPDVPELVRGKTGRVYGHLLGTLTLLKGLPLSYNRDLQEDKEALFDAVDTTEQSLVLCTELMRRLVVNRAVLAEAAEGGGMLATELADYLVTKGVPFREAHSITGQIVRSSLEKRRSLQQLTLEELGAFSAHFGQDVLNCLTVQGAIDRKGQVGGTARRRVEARIQELEKALKG
- a CDS encoding Diaminopimelate decarboxylase, whose product is MHDFHYRQGELYCEDVPLSRIAKEVGTPCYVYSHHTLVRHFRAYDGAFKNIPHIVAFAMKANSNLAVLRLMAKEGSGVDIVSGGELFRALKAGVPASKIVFAGVGKKPNEIRDALKADILMFNVESSAELQAINEVAASMGVKARVALRINPDIDPKTHPYISTGLKKSKFGIAADRAIEEFKIAAAFKHIEVVGLHAHIGSQLTQVAPFVESLKKVLGMVQALAEQGIPIRYLNIGGGLGITYSDETPPEPKDLAEAISPLVRDLNCVLIMEPGRVIVGNAGVLLTNVLYTKDGEAKRFLIVDAAMNDLIRPSLYDAYHDIRPLYEKVTLAPKKTVDVVGPVCESGDFLAKDRVLPEMNAGDLMAVMSAGAYGFVMSSNYNSRPRVPEVLVHEGQIHVIRSRESYEDLIRGEQIPTFLS